AGCAGTCGGCGATGTCCGGCTTCCCCGAGTGGTTGCCGCACCAGCGGATGATCGAGCAGCGGGTGCTCGACGTGCTGCGCGAGGTTTTCGAGCTGCACGGCTTCGTCCCGGTCGAGACTCGCTCCGTCGAACCGCTCGACCAGCTGCTGCGCAAGGGCGAGACCGACAAGGAGATCTACCTGCTGCGGCGGCTGCAGGCCGATGCCGACGAGTCGGACTCGGGGCTGGGCCTGCACTTCGACCTCACCGTGCCGTTCGCCCGCTATGTGCTGGAGCACGCCGGCCGGCTGGAGTTCCCGCTGCGGCGCTACCAGATCCAGAAGGCGTGGCGCGGTGAGCGTCCGCAGGAGGGCCGCTACCGCGAGTTCCTGCAGGCCGACATCGACGTGATCGACCGCGACACGCTGCCCTTCCACTACGAGGCGGAGCTGCCGCTCGTGATCGCCGACGCCCTGCGCCGGCTGCCGGTGCCGCCGATCCGGATGCAGGTCAACAACCGCAAGATCCCCGAGGGCTTCTGCCGCGGTCTCGGCATTGCCGACTTCCCGGGCGTGCTCCGCACCCTCGACAAGCTGGCGAAGATCGGCGCGCAGCAGGTGCACGCCCAGCTGGTCGACACGGCCGGCTGCTCGACCGCGCAGGCGGACGCCTGTCTCGCGCTCGCCGGCATCACCGCCGACGACACGTCGTTCGTCGACCGGGTGCTCGCGCTCGGCGCGAGCGACCCGCTGCTCGACGAAGGGCTCGAGCAGCTCGCGGCCGTGGTCGAGTCCGGCCGGGACCACGCGCCCGGCCTGCTCCTGGCCGACCTCAGCATCGCCCGCGGGCTCGACTACTACACCGGCACCGTCTACGAGACGGTCCTCGTGGGGCACGAGCGGTTGGGCTCGATCTGTTCAGGGGGCCGGTACGACGCGCTCGCCTCCGACGGCGAGG
The genomic region above belongs to Mycobacteriales bacterium and contains:
- the hisS gene encoding histidine--tRNA ligase, which translates into the protein MAKQSAMSGFPEWLPHQRMIEQRVLDVLREVFELHGFVPVETRSVEPLDQLLRKGETDKEIYLLRRLQADADESDSGLGLHFDLTVPFARYVLEHAGRLEFPLRRYQIQKAWRGERPQEGRYREFLQADIDVIDRDTLPFHYEAELPLVIADALRRLPVPPIRMQVNNRKIPEGFCRGLGIADFPGVLRTLDKLAKIGAQQVHAQLVDTAGCSTAQADACLALAGITADDTSFVDRVLALGASDPLLDEGLEQLAAVVESGRDHAPGLLLADLSIARGLDYYTGTVYETVLVGHERLGSICSGGRYDALASDGEVTYPGVGLSLGVTRLLGRLFGQDQISISRKVPTCVLVALPDEASRSRCAAIAGRLRGRGIATQVAPAADKYGKQIRFAERRGIPYVWFPQDGPVDQVRDIRSGEQVDADADRWTPPADDLRPYLGAIAGEDTA